atcactgcttgcacccatgaattgtttataaatgttaatgaacatggaaaccctaattttggtaaaattacaaaattacccttataatatgaaaatgaccattataccctagggtttatatatgaacttaatgcatgggattttgataaacatgatatgtatgatatgcacatgacatgtatgatatgcacatgatatgtatgatatgcacatgagatgttcataaatgcattgggttgggaatttatatggatggaggaagtgcaaaagggcttatgccccagttattaaagggcttatgccccagttatcaaaagggcttatgccccagttatcaaaagggcttatgccccagttattaaagggcttatgccccagttattaaagggctcatgccctagttattaaaagggcttttgccccagttattaaaagaggctaggcctccagttatatgataaagcatctatgctgccagtggagagttatggcggggtgggtcgagttaatccccacatggtgtgttggttggtacggtggagagtagcggatggtgggttgagtagtctcccaaatgggttgcattctttcatttgacattacatgtgatataaaatgggcctatgggccatactgcttacaataaaggcttcgcccaagaatatgaaacttgaaaaggcttcgcccaaagtgttatgaaatatgaatatgaaaagggctatggcccaaatatatgtttgagattggatttgggcttagacccaacagtgctattgttttgggctcgaaagggcttgttgcacactgagtttccaaactcaccccctttccttaaccttgcaggtgagccttgatgtggggacttgggccggaggggattcagaatggccattgtggttgtctttggacttttaaataagcgttggttttctttaaatttccattaaatattatttattattattttttttgggggttgtaataaggccattttaacttttcttttatttcttttcgggattattttaactttaataactttaaacctggttgataattattcaaatgggctagacttaggacgtgttttcaaaatgatacttgtttccaaaagagttcaacaccacgattaatcgatttatcaaagtcgttcacttaaacaaatttaaactcgatatgacaaagtgtggctatggttgtgggcatgtctaggtttggatccaattaaagagcttggtacttaagcagccttcatggctcacctcctctatctcggatacctacctggtgcccagcttccatacactttgttaattcagcaaaatatatggcttttaaaacactaaaacgaaacacgaattttttaactccaatgtggcacatcagatttggccataacgtctgggccgggtttggggtgttacagagacatgaccatgtgtctcagccgtgtatggaacacgcctttgggacacgggcgtgtggagccttaaagcatgaaatttttaagatttttgtaagttctcggtttagtcccgaaccctttctaaagtatgttttgggcttcgtagactcaaataagggactatttgtaagtgaatgaacgttttgaaatatgaatgaaattttatggcctgtattttagtttaatgtttgtatgtttgccCGATAACGCCTGCACCTTATCCCGCACTCGCACGCGGGTAAGGGTGTTATAGCCGAGATGGATTGAGTGCTTAAAAACTACGattgttcgattgaataccaccctggtaaGGCTAATGCGGTGGTGGATGCACTGAGTCGTAGGGCTATGACTGACCTGAGGGCGATGTTTTCTTATCTcaatttatttgatgatggtagtctgttCGCCGAGCTTCAGGTTAAGCCTACGTGGATTAAGCGGATTAAaggtaaacagttggaggatgaatcACTGACTCTCTGATTCCATCTAGTTGAGAGTGGTGATACTatagattttggactgaataataAAGGGGTGCTCTGTTTCAGTGGGAGAATTTTTGTTCCAAAAGATACTAATTTGAGGCAGTCCATCCTGCGAGAGGTGCATAGTAGCTCTTATTCTTTGCATCTTggcgggaataagatgtaccgtgACCTTCATGAGTTAAATTGGTAGCCAAATCTCAAGCATGAAGTTACTGATTTAGTGAGTAAATGTCTGatatgccagcaggttaaggttgAGCATCAGCTAGCTTTGGGTTTattgcagccagttaagattcccctATGGAAGtaggagagagtgactatggactttgttagtgggttaccccTCACACcaactaagaaggattctgtatgGGTCATCATGGACTGATTGACCAAGTTCGCCCATTTCATACCCGGTCTTATAGACTACTGGCTGTAGAAGTTGGCTAAattgtatgtgtctgagatagtgaaACTGCATGGGGTACTGGTTTTGAttatctctgatagggatcctcgctttacgtctcagttctggaagaagctacatgaagctctgggtaatagattggacttcagtactgctttccatctccAGACAGATGATCAATTTGAGAGGatgatttagatactggaggatatgttgaggagctgTGTACTTGACTTCCGTGGTAGTTGGGAGGGGTACTTACTTCTTGCAGAGTTTGCTTATACTAATAGCTTCCATTGGAGtctacagatggcaccttataagACTCtatatggtcataagtgtcgtactcctttGTGTTGGACTGAACTGGGTGAGCGACAAGCGTTGGGTCctgagttgatttttgagacTAAGGATAAGGTTTGATTGATTAGGGACCATTTGAAGGCAACTTTTGACAAGCAGAAGGCTCATGCTAACCTGAAAAGACGAGAGATTGAGTATTTTGTGGGGGATTTCATGTTTTTGAAGGTCACGCcttggaagaaggttctgaggtttgGTCAAAAGGGGAAGCtgagccctagatttattgggccttattgCATTCTACGATGTGTGGGACTAGTTGCCTACCAGTTGGAACTACCTCCAGTGTTGGAGTGGATTCATGACGTTTTTCACATCTCGATGTTGAGGCACGACAGCTTTGATCCCACACATATAGTTCTAGTTGAGGATATCGAGGTTAGGCTAGATCTGACTTTCGAGGAAGAGCCCGTACAGATATTGGACAGGGATataaaggttctgaggaggaagtaTATTCCACTGGTTAAAGTTCTCTGGCATAATCATAGCTCTGAAAAGGCCACATAGGAGCCTAAGGATGCGAtacgtcagcagtatcctcatctgttctgattaGGCAAATTTTGAGGCCGATAttttttaagggggtagagttgtgacaccccaaaGTTGGTATACTTGATTTTTTCAATTTGTGGCACACAATTGAGTatatgcttcagtggttaagtgttctgggtgtgtgtgtgaggtcccaagttcaagccaagtctttggcaaattttggcattttaatgaataAAGCTTTACTCTTGTTCAataggcttaagtttaattgttggtaaaatatatcaaaatgagcttgctggtctagtggttaaatgGTGTGTTAGTATTGGTAAAGGTCTTATGTTCGAATCCTTGCGCGAGCAATGATGTAACAGTtaggtttagaccctagtcggaatagtggtttcaggatcacatatcctagtcaaaaaatattttaatattattttatgtgtttaaaatatgtgaattgacaagtgtgaaagttttgtatgaaaattcaatatattgtgtgcttaatttgataaaatgacctaatcgcgtaaaatgtaaaagtgaccttctatttgttaaagtgcttatttgacaTGTCTTTCAAGTAAGTGATgttaatggcttttcttgaatatttttgcacttttgagacccttgaagcatgagctttcaaatgaagggtctattttgcaaaaagattaagagtttagggttttgtaATGAATGTATTTGTAAAGgttgttgagtttttatggaagaatatgagtcttagtagtGTAATGACAACTTTTATGAAAGGTGTTagtatgaaaacacctaaaaggactattttgcataagttgtaaaatagttgataaatgtgtgaaatagttagAATTTGAAGCTACTATACGATTAATAATGGTTTAGTTAGGCTTAAgatacgaagaaattcgataaaaatcaattttcgagcataggggtaaaatggtcattttgtcaaagtttaggggcaaaatggtcattttatcaaagATGTGAAATTTTGATTGCTTAATTGTATTTAGTGAATAAATGAGTGcgtttttctattatagatcaagaaatctgTAATTCAAGCCTAGacaggggaaagccaagcaaatcgattaaattgactagtcgccacattttgtaatccgaggtaagttgtatgtaaataatacaactacattgttaactttatgtgcttgaattattacagcataaattgcttgattgtgaaattgaaatgtataatgataaGTGAGATAGTAAAATTTTCGTTGGAACCTTAGGAAGtgaatcagatattcatgccatgacatttgggtcattcatgtgtgaactagtgtaagacatgtctgggacatgcatcggccacattgtgagagcaagtgtaagaccatatctggggcatggcatcagcattgaaacgagtgttagtgtaagacatgtctggaacatgcattggcctcgagacgtaagccagtgtaagacatgtctgggacatgcataggatacgagatgatagtcagtgtaagaccatatctgggacatggcatcgacttaagatgtgagccagtgtaagatcgtgtctgggacatggcatcagcaccttacccatgtttgaggTTTAATGAATATCTGGTAGTATTCTGGATGGTTTAACGGTAAAAGTTATGTTCCTAAGATAATGAGggaagtataaccatgttgtaagtggtacaggtacctaattggtatgtatgagatatcAGCTCATtgtataatatgtgacttgtatggatggtaatgagtaagttatgtctatgcctaccttggtattatgatcatgttgattattgatatattgttgttatatatttacttatatgcaacttactaagctttaatgcttactcctttttctttccatctctttacagtgccgcctaactagctcaaggatcacagAAGTTAGAGATATCAATCGTACTATCGACCGAAGTATTGGGTGTAgatggatttatatttttgaatatggaatgtataggacttagactttattattttgtgtcttttagaattggccaaatgtgttggcttaggttggaaacccttcaatttgtattaagttttgaatgatagttaatattcattttgaatttagaaAAAGATGCATTACCATGGCTAAATGAATGTCCATTATGGCTGAattggttatatgaattgtgctTGTGTTGGTATTGGTTGACATGTGTATGAAACTAGGTATGTaaaggtggcaatgaggcttggtaaatagccttatattgtccacacgagtagacacacagcATGTTTAcgggtcatgtgtgacacactgcCTACCCCATGGGCTTGTAatccggtcgtgtgtcccatgcacgtaaaaattttgagtcagtatgcatggtaataaattCACGGGTAGAgatacggctgtgtgtctcaaccgtgtgaataACGCGACCCagtacacggtcatgtgtctcagccatgtgaaggacacaacCCAGCATATGAGCGTTTagtccggctgtgtgtcccctacacgtaaaaatttaaagtcagtatgcatggtaataaatacACGAGAAGAGACGTccttgtgtctcagtcgtgtgaaggaaTGGCccatcacacaggcgtgtgccttggccgtgtgacatcttgagcatgctgacgtcagaaacagaatgtccatgtttttgcacacaggctaggacacgggcgtgtcgtggccatatagggacacgggccattgaTGCGAGCATGTGTCTGGCCGTATGAAAACCCCTATTGGTgcgaattagaaattaattctacacgagtatgggacatgggcgtgtcccagagtgcttaggccgtgtgagccacacgggccattagCACGACTATGTTGaaatggtcacacgggtgtgCTACCCTCCTACataggcgtgtgccctattttaaaaacaatttcttaaggttggtttaaggacccagaaTGGTTCTAAATAGTTATCAACGATCGATTTGggactcgtaggcccataataagaagatcaaagtagaaattgaaaaagttttattttGGACTGAGTCTCGATAATttgagattggttgtatgcatgagatcaagttaggtaatgccctGTACTCTATCCCGGcatgggttacgggtatagggtgttacatttagtggtatcagagttatggtttagttggttctagtgTCATGGGTTACGCATAGGAGCCCACAACCATGACAGATCTGTGCGATCTATGAAGAGGAaaggaggtcatttggcccaatcggactggcccgttgcttgaagagattgaaggtccatctacaagcttgaaaaatatggaaacatgatcttcGAAGATATGCAATATTagatatgatatgtaatcttagaagatatgattttgtaatcttataGATTTGATTTGTAGATACCCTTTAATCGTAGCCGTTGATGTAcatgatctgtaccgttggatttggggaggctcaactataaatagtggcctctcccctcattgtaatcacttgagttttttttttttagcaataagaattcttgagagcattcactcaaaattCTCTCTCccttgtgttcttatttttctatGGCTTGTTCTTGTTTCGTTCTTCGTTCATCTTGTTGGTTTCGAGCTACTTTCCTTTAAGTTGGGTTTTGGTAGAGGAATTTTGTTGAATTTTCATATTGTGGGAGTTAGGCTGACTTGGGCATTTTTGGAGTAAGAAACTACCTAAGGCCGCATGGATTGTAAGGCAAATATTCTATGTCCGTGATGATTGGTATCCATGCCAGGTTTGAAAGCACTTTTGAGAGATGTCGAATGAAGTTGTTGATCAGAATAAGCCAATAGAGACCCATGGGAGGGCTAGAAAGGCTAGTAGGTCGAAGAATATGATGTCGAGCTTGGAAGATCGAGTGACTAATCTCAAAGAGTCTGTTGGTGACATGAAGGAGACACTCGAAGTGGTCCTAATCCGTATAGAGGAATTGAAGGAAGATAGCAAGGAGTTTGTGTTGGACACTCTCAGATCCACTTCGGAAAAACCAACAGTGAGGGACGAAGCTCTTGAGGCCCTGGTGACTTCCATGAAAGAGAAGATTGTTGAACTTAAGGGGGAGCTCACAATCTGTAAGGTTGCCCTGGGAAGTGGGATGTTGGCTTCGGGACCAAAGCAACGTCATGTGGATGTTCCAAAACCCGAGAAGTTTAAGGACGCTAAATCCGTGAGAGAAGTGGACAACTTCCTATAGGAATTAGAGTAATATTTTCGAGCAATGGGCATTCAGGATGATGCCACCAAGGTAAACACTACTTCAATTTACTTTTCTAATGTTGCTCTCTTGTGATGGAGACATAGGTCCATGAATGAGAAATGTGGAGGAACGGCTATTGGGACTTGGGGGGAGTTCCAAAGAGAGTTGAAGAAGTAGTTTTATCCACAACATGCTAAAAAGGAGGCTCATGCTAACTTGCCCCGACTTACACAATAAGGTACCTTTCGAGATTATGTTCAGGAATTCAGTGAGTTGATGCTTCAGATCTCAGACTTGAACAAGAATGAAGCATTCTATTGGTTCAAGGATGGGCTAAaaatatgggctaagtaagaGCTGCATCACCTAGGCATCACTGAATTGACCGTAGCCATGGCTGAGGCAGAAAATTTCTACGATGTTGGGGGAAGAATGTTTGCTAATAATGAGTCTTCCAAGCCCAATTCGAGACCCAAAGGCAATGGTGGGGGAGACAAGGATCAAGGGGAAAAGAATGGCGAAGGCGCAAGGGCTAGTCAAGGTAAGCCTTGAGATAGGAAGGGACCATTGAAATGCTATCTTTGCCAAGGCCCACATAAGATGAGCGTCTGTCTGAAGAAAGCCGCTTTCCATGCCATGGAGGCGCACATGGAAGCCAAAGATGACACCAAAAGTCTTAATTCAATATTAGGTGGTGTTGAAGAGAAGGCAAGTAATGGGTTGATGTTTGTGGACATCATCGTAGCTGGTAGAGGATTGAATGCACTTGTTGATACTAGTGTGTCTGACTTATTCATGTCTGAAGAAATGGCGAAGGAACTTGGGCTCAAAGTTGAAGAAGATTAGAGACGAATCAAAATGGTGAATTCGGAAAGCATTCCCATAACGGGTGTGGCAAAAGGGGTGGAACTCAAACTTGGCTAGTGGACCGGCAAAGCAGCTATTAATGTAATCCCACTTGCTGGTTATGAATTTGTTGTTAGATTAAGCTTTCTTGGCTGAGTTAATGTGAATATTCATCCTTCTAAGAATTACATGACGAACTCTGATTCAAACTATTGGTATATGGTGCAAATAAAAAGAAAGGGAAGTATGGAGGGAAAAACATTGTCGGTGATCCAATTTACCAAAGGAGTACGTACAAATGAAGGCTCCTATCTAGCTACCTTGAGGGAAAATGGGAAGGCGAAATGCGAGGAAGAAATTCCAAAGGAAGTGAAACattctttcaagtcatttcaAGATTCAATGCCCATGGAGTTGCCAAAAAAGTTGCCACCTAAGAGGGAAGTGGACCACAAGATTGAGTTGTTGCCCAATATTGAACCACCAGCAAGGGCACCATATCAGATGGCTCCACCTGAGTTAGAAGAATTGTGAAAGCAATTGATGGAGCTGTTAGACGCCAGGTTCATTAGACCATCTAAAGTCTTATTCGATGCACCTGTGCTATTCCAAAAGAAGCATGATGGGTCcttgagattatgcattgactaaGAGCCTTAAACAAGATCACTGTGAAAAATAGGTATCCCATTCCTCTTACTaagacttgttcgatcaacttggTAGCGCTGATGGTTTACTAAGTTGGACTTGTGATCAAAGTACCATTAAGTAGAGTAGCCGAAGGGGATGAGCTCAAGACAGCTTGTGTGGCTAGGTACGGGTCTTTTGAGTTCCTTATGATGGCGTTCAAGTTGATGAATGCTCCAGCCACGTTTTGCACCCTAATGAATAAGGCATTAAAACCCTTCTTAGATCATTTTGCTGTTGTTTATCTTGATGATATTGTGGTGTATAGTAAGAAACTTGAGGAGCATGTGGGACATTTGAGGGAGGTGTTTCAAACCCTACAAGAAAATGACCTATATATCAAGGAGAAGAAATGCTCCTTTTCTCAATGAGAGATGCCATTTCTAGGTCATATTGTGGGAGGTCAAACGATTCGACTGGATGCAAGTAAAGTTCGAGCAATTTCCAATTGAGAGCCACCAACCAGGGTGACAAAGTTGCGGACTTTCCTTGGATTAGAAAATTATTACCGTCACTTCATTGAAGGCTATTCCAAGATCGCTGCACCCTTGACGGATTTGTTGAAAAAGGGTAAGGTGTGGGATTAGGACCCTCGGTGCGAGAAAGCCTTCAACCAAGTCAAGCAAGCAATGATGAGTGAGCCTGTACTCGTGTTGCTAGACTTTGCAAAGACGTATGAGTTATGCACGGATGCTTCAAATTATGCAATTGGGGAAGTGCTGATACAAGATGGGCATGCAACTGCTTTCGATAGCTGAAAGCTTAATGAGATGAAACGAAGATACACTGTCCAAGAAAAAGAGATGATTGGGGTGGTGCATTGTTTGCGTACATGGAGACACTATTTGCTGGGTTATAGGTTCATGGTTTTCACTGATAATGTAGTAAATAGTTATTTCTTAACCCAAAAAAAGTTGTCCCCCAAGTAGGCTCGTTGGCAGGTTTTCCTAGTGGAGTTTAATTTTAGCATGGAATACATGCTGGGGAGTGCCAACACTATGTTTGATGCACTTTGTTAGAAAATAGAGTTTGCAACGATAAGCCAACCCGATATTACCCTATTAGTGCGCATTCAAGAAAGATTGTCCCACAATCCCACAGCCAAGAATCTAATTGAGCTTGCCAAAGATTGAAGAACGAGGAGGTTTTAGCTCGAGGAGAATTACTATACACTCAGGGGTGATATTTGTATGTGCCTCAACATGGGAATTTGTGAAAGGAAGTCATGAAGGAATGTCATGATTCCAAATGGCTCGCCATCTAGGTATACACCGTACTTTTGCTCTCTTGGAGGATCGATTTTATTGGCCTTACATGGGTGATGATGTGGAGACCTATGTGAAAACTTGTTTGGTGTGCCAACAAGACAAGGTCGAGTTGAAGGCTCTTGCTGGTTTTTTACAACCCTTGGCCATTCTTGAGCGCCCATGGGAAAGTTTATCCATGGACTTTATTTTGGGTTTGCCTAAGTCTGATGGATTTGCAGTATTTTTGTTGTGGTGGACAGTTCTCAAGcattcaacttttatcccaagaACCAAGGAGTCTCCCACCGAGGAGGTAGCTTGTTTGTACCTTAGACATGTAATGAAGTATTGGGGAGTACCACAGTCTATCGTTAGTGATCGAGATGAGCTATTCGGGTCAATTTTGGACGGAGTTGTTAAACTTAATAGGTTCAGACTTGAACTTTTCCACTAGCATGCATCCCTAAACCGATGGGCAAACTGAATGAGTGAATGCATTGTTGAAGACGTATCCTTGGCACTATGTAAGTGCAACACAAAGGGATTCGCTGAAGTTGTTAGATGTGGCCCAATTTTTGTACAACTTACAACGAAGTGGGGCGATGAACAAGAGTCTATTCGAGATAGTGACGGGGCAACAGCCACTTACATCTAATACTGTTGCAACTCATTATGTGGGACTGAATCTAGCAGTTTATCGATTGCAAGGGATTGGCAAGAGCAAAACGATCTAGCTAGAGCTTGTCTACATAAGGCAAGTAAGCGCAACAAGAAGTGGGTGGATCAGAATCGAAGGGATGTGCAATTTCAGGTTGGTGACCCAGTTCTTGCTAATTAAACCTCATTTTGCGACATGATAGGTTACAAAAGGGACTTGTGTGACGATATAAGGGGCCATTTTCGAGTTGTAAAGAAGGTAAGCAAGGTGGCCTACAAGGTTGAGTTGCCTAAAAAGCTCAAAGTCCATCTAGTATTCTGTGTAAGTATGCTTAAGCCATTCTATGAAGATGGAGAAGACCCAAATCGAAGCAAATCTGAATGAGCACTAATGGAGGTAAAAATTGCCTATGATCAAGAGGTCAAAAACAAATCGAGGCAGATCATGTCATTAGACAGAAGTACTATGACTGTAGCATGAATACCTAGTCTGATGGAAGGTATTTCCTAATAGTGAGACAAGTTGGGAATCCGCTGAAGCCTTGTGGCAATTCTAAGACAAGATAGATCGATACTATGCGGAGGACGCGGCGAGGGCGTCGCAAGATTCAGTGGGGAGGAATGTCATGGGTTGCGCATGGGAGCTCGCAACCATGACACATCTGTGCGATCCATCAAGAAGGAAGGAGGTCATTTTGCCTAATCGAACTGGCCCGTTGCTTGAAAAGATTGAAgatccatctacaagcttgacaaATATAGACACATGATCTTTgaagatatgcaatcttagatatgatatgtaatcttagaagatatgattttgtaatcttagagatttgatttGTAGATACCCTTTAATCGTAGCCGTTGATGTacttgatctgtaccgttggatttgtaGAGGcccaactataaatagaggcctttcccctcattgtaaatcacttgagtttttttttagcaataagaattcttgagagcattcactcaaaattCTCTCTCTtttgtgttcttatttttctgtgGCTTGTTCTTGTTTCATTCTTTGTTCATCTTGTTGGTTTCGAGTTGCTTTCGTTTGAGTTGGATTTTGGTGGAAGAATTCTGTTGAATCCTCATATTGTGGGAGTTAGGCTGACTTAAGCGTTTTTGGAGCAAAAAACTGcttaaggccgcacggattgtaAGGCAAAAATTCTAAGTCTGTGAcactaggactaacctagcgagagtacgagtctagcaaTGCATGCCATAactatatattgatagtgtgatgattttttacaattataaattatgtttttatataataaatggaTCCTAATAGAGCCACAACGAATGACGTGGAAGTAACGCGTCGGCTTACGttgaagggaccgcgccagtagAGAGTGAGCCCGTAAATATGAGCTAaggtggaggggctagagaagcctacctcatTACGATGGACGCTTGGTACGCGAAGTTTGTTCATGCGAATCCAAACACTCCACCTCGCCTACCCTCTCTGATACCTCAAGATGCCCCAAAGAGTCTGCAAGGTGCGATatgtttagaagagagaagcGTCCGATAGATAAGATCCAGAAGTAAGGGGCCGAGTAATTTCGGGCTAGCATAAATGATGACccggagagagcagagttttgtcTAGAAAATACCATTGGGGTATTTGAGGGGCTAgcatgcacacctgaagagtgcgtgaAATGCACAGTGTCGCTTCTACGGGATTCAGCTCATGAGTGGTGGAACTCTCTCATGTCTGTCGTGTCGAGAGAGAGGATCACGTAGGAATTTTTCCAGGAGGAATTCTAGAAAAATtatattagccaaagatttatagaccaaaagaggaaggaattgcTAGAGCTAAAGCAAGGTCGAATGTCAGTGACAGAATATGAACGTGactttgtgaggcttagcaagtatgcgcgggagtgcatatatacagaagccaccatgtgtaagaggtttgaagatggcttcaatgaagatatttgagtgtttgttggcatcttagagctgCGAGAATTTGTAGCACTTGTTGAAAGAGCCTGTAAAGCCGAGGAACTGgttaaagaaaggaggaaagcgATTTTTGAGTTGCGAGATTCGAAGAAgtgacagatggggaaatcaaaTCAGTCCTCATCCAAAAGATCAAAGGAGTTCACTACCAGATCGAATGCTTCAGTGGGGTATTCAAATAGAACAAGAACTGGCAGAACACAACTTCTAAAGCCCAGACCACTTCGGTCGTAAGTGTAAGTAGCACTgggccaaataggccagaatgctCGCAATGTGGTAGGCATCATTTTGGCGAGTGTCGATGGAATGAAAGGGGATGTTCCAAGTGTGGTTCATTGGAACACTTCATCCGAGATTGTCCTGAATTGGATGAGAGAGGGAGAAAACAAGATGTGAAAGCAAGTAGTTCTCCTTTGAGGGGTAGGCCTCAGAAGATCCCCAGAAGTGGGGCTAGTAGTGAGGCATGCCAAGAGATGCTATAGTAAAGTCCGAAGGCAGAGCTCCTACAAGGACTTATGTTATACGAGCTCGGAAAGAGATAGAGTCTCTCGACGTGATCACGAGTATTTCttaaatctgcatcaatcttaatcattaagaacCGAACAACAAGTGACTCGCAATCATCTTAACTCACTCTTAAATCATCCATaaccattcggccaaccttagccaataaaAGAGGAATACTTACC
The Gossypium arboreum isolate Shixiya-1 chromosome 10, ASM2569848v2, whole genome shotgun sequence genome window above contains:
- the LOC108465564 gene encoding uncharacterized protein LOC108465564; translation: MAFKLMNAPATFCTLMNKALKPFLDHFAVVYLDDIVVYSKKLEEHVGHLREDPRCEKAFNQVKQAMMSEPVLVLLDFAKTYELCTDASNYAIGEVLIQDGHATAFDS